From a region of the Arachis ipaensis cultivar K30076 chromosome B09, Araip1.1, whole genome shotgun sequence genome:
- the LOC107616463 gene encoding uncharacterized protein LOC107616463 has protein sequence MITFRQQKKNKKIETEGTGETHQQIQGKLTKSGCTKEADGEGEADGEGEADGEGEADGKARSKKTTTKTSPPGSVASATGDEERREGRGRDQVRDRDREKQEDDHHHHPRDQIRFRLLLPPAKRGQGHGTATTEVRG, from the exons ATGATAACTTTCAGGCagcaaaaaaaaaacaagaaaattgaaacAGAAGGAACAGGGGAAACTCATCAACAAATTCAAG GGAAACTCACCAAATCGGGTTGCACGAAGGAAGCTGACGGCGAAGGAGAAGCTGACGGCGAAGGAGAAGCTGATGGCGAGGGAGAAGCTGACGGCAAGGCTCGAAGCAAGAAGACGACAACGAAGACCAGCCCACCGGGATCTGTTGCCTCTGCTACCGGCGACGAAGAGCGCAGGGAAGGGAGAGGTCGAGACCAGGTGCGAGACAGAGACCGTGAGAAGCAAGAAgacgaccaccaccaccacccaagGGACCAGATCCGGTTCCGTCTGCTTCTGCCGCCGGCGAAGCGAGGGCAGGGGCACGGGACCGCGACGACCGAGGTGAGGGGATGA
- the LOC107618238 gene encoding protein S-acyltransferase 10 isoform X3, producing the protein MTIVGICRPMRSPWDQPMECCLRFFPCLIDPARRSALCVKLVLVTVHLVYIGVLFLIDGDLIEKTEKEPMYTACYLLLFFVTLIQYFVTSISSPGYVLDAMMTTERNVLYRKTSEASNLPASSKNGSFVVAFEGTQAGKNISGNNTPTWSKLVADLYPMGTTIRTWTCSYCNVEQPPRSKHCHDCDKCVLQFDHHCVWLGNCIGQGNHCRFWWYLCEETALCLWTGILYISYLKDHIKSACYLILTNQTTYELVRRRRIPYLRGIPERVHPFSKGVSRNVYNFCCGSSSVYNMERLPTPQETEEKSRPYTCLDVVSCRCC; encoded by the exons ATGACGATCGTTGGTATATGCCGCCCTATGCGTTCCCCTTGGGATCAACCCATGGAATGCTGCCTCAGATTCTTTCCATGCCTCATTGACCCTG CTCGGAGGTCTGCGCTGTGCGTGAAGTTGGTCTTGGTGACTGTCCATTTGGTTTATATTGGCGTTCTCTTCTTAATTGATGGAGATTTGATAGAAAAGACTGAGAAGGAACCGAT GTACACTGCTTGTTACTTGCTGCTGTTCTTTGTTACTTTAATACAATACTTTGTTACATCTATTTCTTCTCCGGG CTATGTCCTTGATGCCATGATGACTACTGAGAGAAATGTCCTATACAGAAAGACATCAGAAGCCTCAAA TCTACCGGCTTCAAGCAAAAATGGGAGTTTCGTTGTTGCTTTCGAGGGAACTCAGGCAGGAAAAAATATTTCAGGAAATAATACACCAACATGGTCAAAGTTAGTGGCAGACTTGTATCCTATGGGAACAACAATCAG AACATGGACATGCAGCTACTGTAACGTGGAACAG CCTCCACGATCAAAGCACTGTCATGATTGTGACAAGTGTGTTCTTCAGTTTGATCATCATTGTGTTTGGCTTGGTAACTGTATTGGGCAGGGCAATCATTGTCGATTTTG GTGGTACCTTTGTGAAGAGACAGCGTTGTGCCTCTGGACTGGCATCTTATATATTTCATACTTGAAGGATCACATTAAAAGTGCTTG TTATCTTATTTTGACAAATCAGACTACTTATGAACTTGTAAGGAGAAGACGGATTCCTTATCTAAG GGGAATTCCTGAAAGAGTGCATCCATTCAGTAAAGGAGTATCTAGAAATGTATACAATTTCTGCTGCGGAAGTAGCAGCGTATACAACATGGAGCGGCTCCCGACACCTCAGGAGACAGAGGAAAAGTCAAGACCGTACACGTGTCTGGATGTCGTAAGCTGTCGATGTTGCTGA
- the LOC107618238 gene encoding protein S-acyltransferase 10 isoform X1: MTIVGICRPMRSPWDQPMECCLRFFPCLIDPARRSALCVKLVLVTVHLVYIGVLFLIDGDLIEKTEKEPMYTACYLLLFFVTLIQYFVTSISSPGYVLDAMMTTERNVLYRKTSEASNLPASSKNGSFVVAFEGTQAGKNISGNNTPTWSKLVADLYPMGTTIRTWTCSYCNVEQPPRSKHCHDCDKCVLQFDHHCVWLGNCIGQGNHCRFWWYLCEETALCLWTGILYISYLKDHIKSAWWRDAIMIVLLITLSISLIFLLLLLLFHSYLILTNQTTYELVRRRRIPYLRGIPERVHPFSKGVSRNVYNFCCGSSSVYNMERLPTPQETEEKSRPYTCLDVVSCRCC, from the exons ATGACGATCGTTGGTATATGCCGCCCTATGCGTTCCCCTTGGGATCAACCCATGGAATGCTGCCTCAGATTCTTTCCATGCCTCATTGACCCTG CTCGGAGGTCTGCGCTGTGCGTGAAGTTGGTCTTGGTGACTGTCCATTTGGTTTATATTGGCGTTCTCTTCTTAATTGATGGAGATTTGATAGAAAAGACTGAGAAGGAACCGAT GTACACTGCTTGTTACTTGCTGCTGTTCTTTGTTACTTTAATACAATACTTTGTTACATCTATTTCTTCTCCGGG CTATGTCCTTGATGCCATGATGACTACTGAGAGAAATGTCCTATACAGAAAGACATCAGAAGCCTCAAA TCTACCGGCTTCAAGCAAAAATGGGAGTTTCGTTGTTGCTTTCGAGGGAACTCAGGCAGGAAAAAATATTTCAGGAAATAATACACCAACATGGTCAAAGTTAGTGGCAGACTTGTATCCTATGGGAACAACAATCAG AACATGGACATGCAGCTACTGTAACGTGGAACAG CCTCCACGATCAAAGCACTGTCATGATTGTGACAAGTGTGTTCTTCAGTTTGATCATCATTGTGTTTGGCTTGGTAACTGTATTGGGCAGGGCAATCATTGTCGATTTTG GTGGTACCTTTGTGAAGAGACAGCGTTGTGCCTCTGGACTGGCATCTTATATATTTCATACTTGAAGGATCACATTAAAAGTGCTTG GTGGCGGGATGCAATCATGATAGTACTGTTGATCACTTTGTCAATCTCTCTTATATTTCTACTTCTGCTACTTCTATTTCATAG TTATCTTATTTTGACAAATCAGACTACTTATGAACTTGTAAGGAGAAGACGGATTCCTTATCTAAG GGGAATTCCTGAAAGAGTGCATCCATTCAGTAAAGGAGTATCTAGAAATGTATACAATTTCTGCTGCGGAAGTAGCAGCGTATACAACATGGAGCGGCTCCCGACACCTCAGGAGACAGAGGAAAAGTCAAGACCGTACACGTGTCTGGATGTCGTAAGCTGTCGATGTTGCTGA
- the LOC107618238 gene encoding protein S-acyltransferase 10 isoform X2 encodes MTIVGICRPMRSPWDQPMECCLRFFPCLIDPARRSALCVKLVLVTVHLVYIGVLFLIDGDLIEKTEKEPIYVLDAMMTTERNVLYRKTSEASNLPASSKNGSFVVAFEGTQAGKNISGNNTPTWSKLVADLYPMGTTIRTWTCSYCNVEQPPRSKHCHDCDKCVLQFDHHCVWLGNCIGQGNHCRFWWYLCEETALCLWTGILYISYLKDHIKSAWWRDAIMIVLLITLSISLIFLLLLLLFHSYLILTNQTTYELVRRRRIPYLRGIPERVHPFSKGVSRNVYNFCCGSSSVYNMERLPTPQETEEKSRPYTCLDVVSCRCC; translated from the exons ATGACGATCGTTGGTATATGCCGCCCTATGCGTTCCCCTTGGGATCAACCCATGGAATGCTGCCTCAGATTCTTTCCATGCCTCATTGACCCTG CTCGGAGGTCTGCGCTGTGCGTGAAGTTGGTCTTGGTGACTGTCCATTTGGTTTATATTGGCGTTCTCTTCTTAATTGATGGAGATTTGATAGAAAAGACTGAGAAGGAACCGAT CTATGTCCTTGATGCCATGATGACTACTGAGAGAAATGTCCTATACAGAAAGACATCAGAAGCCTCAAA TCTACCGGCTTCAAGCAAAAATGGGAGTTTCGTTGTTGCTTTCGAGGGAACTCAGGCAGGAAAAAATATTTCAGGAAATAATACACCAACATGGTCAAAGTTAGTGGCAGACTTGTATCCTATGGGAACAACAATCAG AACATGGACATGCAGCTACTGTAACGTGGAACAG CCTCCACGATCAAAGCACTGTCATGATTGTGACAAGTGTGTTCTTCAGTTTGATCATCATTGTGTTTGGCTTGGTAACTGTATTGGGCAGGGCAATCATTGTCGATTTTG GTGGTACCTTTGTGAAGAGACAGCGTTGTGCCTCTGGACTGGCATCTTATATATTTCATACTTGAAGGATCACATTAAAAGTGCTTG GTGGCGGGATGCAATCATGATAGTACTGTTGATCACTTTGTCAATCTCTCTTATATTTCTACTTCTGCTACTTCTATTTCATAG TTATCTTATTTTGACAAATCAGACTACTTATGAACTTGTAAGGAGAAGACGGATTCCTTATCTAAG GGGAATTCCTGAAAGAGTGCATCCATTCAGTAAAGGAGTATCTAGAAATGTATACAATTTCTGCTGCGGAAGTAGCAGCGTATACAACATGGAGCGGCTCCCGACACCTCAGGAGACAGAGGAAAAGTCAAGACCGTACACGTGTCTGGATGTCGTAAGCTGTCGATGTTGCTGA